The Branchiostoma lanceolatum isolate klBraLanc5 chromosome 12, klBraLanc5.hap2, whole genome shotgun sequence DNA segment AGCGccgaccacccccctccccaccactacTGCACACGTGTCTCCCTGCGACAGGAAACAGGACATCAGGAACCTCACGTCTGACTCATGTCGGGCCGAGAACGTCGAGGTAAGGGCAGTCTTAGACGTCTTCTGCCGATCCTAAGACATCATTTTTACACAAGGCCAGACCAATATGATATGTTGGTTCTCAGACTTATGATGAGTGATGTTGAGCTGGAAGATTAACATGAAAATAGAGTCTGGCGAGCGTATGTACGTTGATACATGCAGTTTTATGGACTAGATATAGTCAAAGCCCTTTGGTTTTGATTGTTTCTTTTGCTACCTTTTTACTAAAAAATGTCAGAGATCCAAGAAAATATATCTGACTGGCCCAACTTCTTTTAAACAAGGATTAGAATACCAAAGGTTTAAGTTCCGTCAAATGATTTAAGCTGCCCACTTGAGGCTATTACTCTTATAAGGTCTACCTTTAGGTgcactaagaaaaaaatcactaaTCCCATTAAACACGGGACTAAAGGCTGAAATCCCCTGCCACAGTTAACATGAATAACGTGAACTTGCTCGCCCGCCCTTAGGTCCAGTTCTGCTCCGGAATGTGCGACTCCTACACCCAGCTGCTGTCCTTTGACCCTTACTTCGAGACCGTGTGCGAGTGCTGCACCTACATCCTGGATGAGATGCAGCCTATAAGGTTATTTCCTGCTGTCTTCTTTCTGGAATTTAGTTTTGACGGTGAAGTAGAACAACAAATACCAAGGTCAAGGAAATGCAACACCAGATCAAATACGTAATTAATACATTCATTGTGGTATGCATTGACACATCACTAGTCCTCTTGTATGACGTCATGTTTAAAGCAGATACAGCCATTCGGATGAAGACATGTACGTATTTCTCATTCGAATAGGTAGGCAGAGAGTAACTTGTCTCCATTAATCTGATTCACTGCATTTTTATAGATACCCTCACGTCTCACAAACATTTGATATCCTGCATCGTCTAGAGTCAATCTAAATCTATATTTAGCTCATTTGTTACATAGTATGTAAGTAATATCTTTCTCATATTTGATGTATTCTGTCCCCAGGTTTGTGACGATGCAGTGTGAGGATGGGGAAACCGAGAACACCGTTCTACCCAACATTGCGGAGTGCCAGTGTCTCACTTGTCAAGGTAAGGGATCATCTTTGGTGTCGTCTTTTTCTTATTAACTCCTTCGAATTCCCTGCAtatttttgccatgtaatagTAGTTCCTAACCTAAGTTGTAAAAATCTAAAGTTAAAGAAAACTCTcccactcacttactcacaaacacacacacacacacacacgcacacgcatacacacacacacacacacacacacacatacacacatacacacacacacacgcacacacacacacatacatacacacacacacacacactcattcgCTCACCAAACTATttactcacccactcactcagtcactcaccaACTCACCTACCTACGCCTTCACTCACACAGTTCCTCACTCACCCAGTCATTGGATTGTCGTGAACTAAACCAGGGCGGGCCCAGCTAGAGCTGCCTTTTGTACTGCACGAATACTTTCATAAAAGGGGTTAAAACACAAATAACATCATGTAGACAACTAACTTGAAGTGTATAAGAAAAAGAGATCTTTAATTACTTTTCATCTCGCGTAGTTAGAAATATGTTGATTATTCAAACAATTCACCTGATAgtaattcttgtttttgtttgtatgtcgttAATACAGGGGGAGACAACGTGCAACCATAACCGGGAGGCCATATTGACAAAACGAATAGAAGAGTTTAAAGCAACATCTTACGAAACATAGTATGTTAGAAGCGACGTCTATAGCACACTCAAAGTAACGCTAAGTACTGACCGCGTTTTCCGTTCTGTCAAGTGGAAGATGCAAGAAACACTCACCCTTTTATGGCGTCGTGAAGTGGAATGAAGATGAAATAAACTAAGTTCAACAGCGTTAATATCGCGTGTggattttttcttctgtctcgTAATAAAATGACGTAATAGGTTTCTTTTaagtaataagtttattgcacgttcttgcccgtaggctaattacaagtacatgaaacatggaattgaaggacggacagacaattggtaacaatatagcatgtgactattccaCCGTGTTTGGCATGTAgcatttacaagttctttcgcacacaggtcactttttgtaccgccctctctctatttcaagaggatgggcactaattctaattttacaAATTGCTGAGCGTAAATTAAAATCATCTAGTTCTATTTTTCCATGgaatatgatgttttgcatgccttataaaaccttagcttgcctgCATCAATACTCAAATTATGACATAGTTTGGGTGTACATATCGGTAATTCTGGACTTTATCATAGTACAAACTAACTTAATGTCACTGGATGAATTGCAAGAATAAAACACATCGGAGTTTCCACTAAAATCTAATATTTCTTTCACACGTTGCAATAAGGTTCTTCTACGGCTATTTGTTATAgaattattttgaaacaaaagggCATCAACGTAGCCAAAAATGgatcaaacaaacagatataTCTAAGTCTAAAGGAAATCGGCCCAGTTCTGCTCTAGATGCTAAGTTACTACAATTTCTGAAAACTCCAAGTATAATTTCACAGAAGCGGTGTAATTTAGTGTTGAAAATAGATGGAAAATATGCTGTTTTTCGCTGCCTAGTACAAACACCTCAGGTTCTCAAGAACGACATAACTTATCGATAcaccatgtatgtgtaatgtgtCCCTGATAGACACATAGTCATAGAAGCATCAGGGTCAAGAACAAGCACAGGAGATGCGGAGGCTTGAACCCCATACGAGCCCCTTCGTCTCGCTATTCGAGAAATGAGGAGCAAAAATAGGAATGAGAGACGCTTCGTCGCCGAGATTCGGGCCTCGTGATTTGAGTTCTTTGGATTGACAGGATACAATATTCTTGGAACATAGGCGGCAATTGCTGCAGATGtagtattcagtaccaaggctaGGTATTGCTGTGTATAATGGGGCAGTGCATCTGTACATCTAGAGAGAGAGTGGGACCAAGGACTGCAGGCCGCTTGCTTGTCCGTGCACAACTGGCCTAAATAAATTCGTTTCGTTGTCTGCTAGATTATTAATTCTAATTTAAAACGTAATAAACTCACCAAAAAAAAACTAGTCGAAAGCACTGTTTGACAATTCATATTGGAACTACACTTTTCTACTAACGGTCAATGACGCAACATTGTCGTGGATCAAAAACGCTGCCTAGCAATCTATACGAGAACTGCATTAATTCCGGATCAGGCGTCATCCTGCAGGAATGCACGCATATCATACACACGATAGCCAGACTGCTTATCATTAGATCCAGATAGCAGCCTAATTTCCGTACGTCCCCGGGTCGTGTCACACTTGGTGTTTACCCTCCTCCCTTTCCGATACCGCTGTTGCCATGCATATGCTTTATCAGAGGCTGGAAAGTGTTAGGTAAAGAAACTGGAGAAAACAAAACGACTCAACTGTAGCACCGCGAACAGAGATGTTTGTATGCCGACAGGAGCGGTGTTTAGCATCAAGGACAGTTATTTCTGTTTGAATAGAGTTCATcacagcaccatggacagatgtTTTTCAGGTGTGGTGACCATGGACCAGAGAATAGATGCGTTTTTGTGCGGATAGTATTCAGCGACGTTGTGTGTGTAACAGATTTTGTATGTCATGAAAGATCTAGAGATGCCCGTTACAGAAACTTGAAAAAGATCTAGAACATGACAACCACGAACAGATGTATTTGTATGTCCTAAAAGTTATACAACGGCATAATTGATTTTTTGGTCGTGTGTTGAATGACGGATCCTTACTTAGAATGTAAGAAAGTTACAATGATCGACTCACAAGTTTTGCCTTAACAACAGGAAAAGATTTTCCGCCGTAACAGCTTTATGCTCGTGGATCAAAAGCGCCGCCTGTAAATTCTAACTAGAACTGTATATCTATGTATCGTCAAAGACACTTCAGTCTCAGATCAAAAGCGATCTCATAGCTGATGATAAGGCATTGAAGGTGTAGTTTGTCGAAGAACATCCAAAGGTGATACCACGGAATTCCGTCTATGTTAGGTATAGTATAGGTGTATTTCTACCACACTGAACGTGTTGAACGTAGAAAACAAAGTGATTTTCATCAAGAGCACGACGCCTTACCGTAAACTTCTGCAATTCTAATTAACATCGCTAAGtgtcgcttttgatccatgagaatgAAGCTTCCTTGAAAGTGGATGATAATGAGCATAAAGGCACTGTATCAGAAGATGTACTTTTTCTTATGACTGTTAACTTAGTTTTACATTTCCTGtgggtttcttttttttaccttcgccaggaAGGTGCTTTCgtttgtgttcgtgtgtgtgtctggaaCGATAAGCGTTTATTTCTACGGCGTTGCATGGGCACAGCATTATACTGTTTAACAAGATGATGCCTGATCCAGACGTAATGTAATTCTGGTAAGGATTGCTAAGCGACgtttttgatccatgagaatgTTGCATCGAATGTGTGTTTCATATTTTTACtgtactgcagaattgtttcaaccagaGCCGGGTCACCAGAGACGGAAGCTATAGGCTTTTATCttgtctgtataacgcaaactccagctgtccgagGGGAGAGTATAAAAGCCCCGGGTAACTACATAGGATGACACTTGCACTCGAGGCAGACCGGTTTTGGGATACTGATCAAAAtgcatgtaacgtaacatgaccagttaacgtccgatttattcaaaacgtatttatctcaaaaccgcgcggacagggCCGAATTCTAAACctatggtcagaaatatcagctcttgtaaaaagaaaatgcatggtctgtaagtttttctccgcctatttaacgccgtgcgagcatgtatttatactgaggaatatgatgaagaattgtgctagggtaacccattatcgtccacttcggacttttcccttctagcgctatgcttgaagaacatagaccagaaaaaaagcacagtaactgtccaaagaagtctacagacaaatgatagtaaaatcactatgtctgtcccgccatttgcttgacgcgatggaagaaaacaacgcTTATCTGTTAATTTCCctgacatgcgcggcacgtggcgttcacgtggtaaacgcatggccattatgttttgccgcGCAAAAATTAGCCTCcggtgcgggggtcgctagCTTGTAtcgaaccttcctaaaactggtaagagtttcaaacctcgaatcaccatggatagtctgaatatcaaagaaaggtttaacgtcagctacttttaaaagatccTAGCTATCGTGCAAGTtagaaaaaacatgatgaatTACACGGTGTCGAATAACATATCAAATACGTTATgcgtgacgcttccgtgcaacttgttgttactggttcaggagtatattctgttatgtcgctggacgaaaacctttttcattgttttgtataatagagagagatggctaaggatcatacttatgacgttctttattgctcatgagaacaggctttggcataatataccgcgacatgtggacatgagccaaaccggacgtaaataggttctacacgtaaataggtcatgttacgttagatgtACCTTCAACTGACGTATAGATCAAAATCAATCTTACCACATGCACGAACATTCTTTACGTCTTTGGACATCCTTTAAAATTCTATTTGGAAATAATATCACATAATGATATTGCAATCCTACTTAGTTTACTATGGGCCTTGCACTCCACActgaggtgtgtgtgtgtgtggggggggggggggttgtccGATAGCACCAAGGCTATGGAATTACTTAATATCAAGTCCCAGACCTTTTGGGAGTTTCAATGGAAAAGAGACAACTAGTTAAAATGTGTTTGCAAGAGTTCTAATAATTCTCCGTCCACATGGAAAATGGTACATTCCGTATCTCGTGACCGTCCCTGGTGACCCGGCTGCTGTGACTACTCTCTTTGCTCGGGTGACCCCCTATTCGAATATTGCTGCTTTAAATGTAGAAAATTTCAGTTCTAATAATGATTGCCAGGTGACGCTTTTGAGTCATTGATTGTTCGTGTCGCACGTTCAACATTAGGACCAATCATCAAGCATGCAACTAAACGAACTCAATCAGTCCAATAGTTCGCACACAAGCATgcgtcctgtccttggtgctagacTCCAAATAGATTGACACACATAATTTCCATTATGCACAAACATACCTAGCCGTGCGTCATGATTGGTCAGGCTCAGTAACATGAGTAAACGAACCAATCATGTCGCGTTTCTACTGTGACAAATATAAAAGATTTGTTGTTTTGAAGCCGATACTGTAGTATTGGGTAACAAAGGTTGCGTTCTGGAGTATTTAGAGGGATTTGAAGACCACAGACACGGCCAAAGGTGAGGCAATATTGCAAGAAGCTCGGGACACACGGAAACTGGGACGAAATCGGATCAGCGCGACGCCAACGGGAAATGTCAGTTACGCATCTTTTCATGACTATAATGAAGGTAACTTTACATAATATACAAGAAAATACGCCCTCTCAGAGTTGGCTGAAAAGTACATAGCCTTGGTACTGAGGACCACATCTACCAGGCACTCAAACATAGCTGTTGACAAATCgccttctttttcaatttctttttgtgatgatttttgttatgcaGGCATATAGCAAACATCAGTTCGTCTGTTGTTGCTATAGCAAACGTGTATACATGTGTTCATAAAACGTGTCCATGGCATAATGGTTTCCAAAAGGATGACGCACTTCCGCGAACGATTGCAGTTCCATCAAGCGTTGCTAGGCAGTGCTTTTGATCCACGAGGATGAAATTTCTATGACGATAGATAGTTGCATTGATAGTAAGGATTGCTAGGCGATGCTTTTGATTCGTAAACATTGGTTCCCTTGCAGAAGATGCTTTTCACTTGTGACAAGTAAGATGTAAACAGCCGCCGCCGATTACTTGTAGGTTGTCGATCTACGCTTTCTGCAACCAAACTGGTCAGGTGTCAGAGATATGTTCTGTACTATCCAATATGTCACCGAACGTTCACAGACAGAAAGTGAAAAAGTTCATCAATGTTTGGCGGGCTCAGGACCGTTATCAGGACGGGAGTCTCAGTGTTGTTGGAGGGTAGGTGTGAGGAAACATCCCAGACTTGGATAACAGGTAACGGTTGGGCCGGTAGGAATGATGGGAGATGAATGATCGCGGCATTCGCGAATATACCAACTTTTGACGAACCCGCATTGAGTAGAAATAGAATGGAGCTGGAAAGGAGTATACTGTTACAACAGGAAGCCGAAAATGTTACAACTTTCTTTATTTTAAATTGAAAGAGCGGATATCCGTCTCCTTCATTTTACGTTTCCCGTTCCTAAAATTTAAAGACCCTTATTTCAGTAACGAAGCGTCCCTCGTTCCCAGAgttgcttattttgtgacttgaTAGGCGAAACGAAATAGGCCCCCGGCCTTACACCGCGTTTATGCTAAACCAGCCCCTAGTAATAGAATACGATTTTAAAGGAATGGTGTCAAAGTCGGACTCAAATTCGCAACAATCCAATGACTAGATTTATTTGTCTCACTAAAGATGTAGATGAATCAagaatttatctttttttacgCTTTCTAAGCACTTAGTCTTTGCGTTGATGGAATAGTAGCCTGTCTGGGGCGAGTTGTGTATATATGAGGTTACCTGAGGACAAGTGACATCGATATTGTTAccctttgacccctgacctgataCCGTCACACCAGGAAATCCGGCATAGACAACAAGTGGGTGGGAAACAGAACGATTTTGTTGATTCTACCAAGTTTCGCGAGGACCGCGTGTAGCATGAAGACCATAGCGGTGTTTCTGCTGTTCCTGGCCGGTACCTGGGCACACATGTGCCTGATCAGTCCTCCCCAGCGGGGCTCCATGACGGGGATAAACAAACCTGGTAACAGAACACAATTATCagttattatttcatttttgaaatGCTGGTAGGTACTAGACAAATGCTAATGTAGGGTACACAGAGAAGACATTCAATTTATTCGCAACTGATACTTAGCTGTGGCGGGACTGTATGATTGGATAAACATGTCAACATTTATTTCGCACTTTAAAATATCACACTTTGGTTGATTAAGTACCGCAATCGCAGGGGCCATTAAATaattcaaacaaatacaaactcAGTAGTTTTGCCTTATAAATCTAAATATAAGGACCTTAAACGTGACTAGATAGTAAAAACGTATTCAATATGATACCAATAAACGTCATTTTTTAATGTCTGATACGAAGCAATGATTGTCTTGTAGCCAAACTCCATTTGggcgggaggggggggggggggtaggccgATTGTATTAACTTTAAAGATAAACTTTCTTGCACAACAAGTATACACAGTACAACGTATGATATTTTCTACTACATAACAAGAACCATTCTATGAGCCTAATCTACATTTACAATATATTaatgtgtagtacatgtacatgtagtacattagtaatacaaaaatgttacaaaatacaGGAGATGTTCAGCTGACTGTTTTGTTGCAGCATGCCCTGACTGCGGCTTGGTTACTGGACCCTGTGGACTGAGGCCGGAgccaaacaaaacaactttggctcttttgtaagcataacGTTAACTATTAAAAACCCGAAGTGCTTAACAAATTCTAATGAACTTAGCGTGTCATTGCCAAATCTCAATCATTCTCTGGTAATGTtaccatgatttttttttacttaactaTTTTGTGTTTATCGGTGCTATACAGGGCAGGCTCCCAATACACCGTGACGATACAAAAGAACCTGGATCATTACGACTCAGCCTCCCCGGTACAGTATTGTTATGTAAACTTAACACAAAAAAGTGTGGGAATTTGTTTCCGTTCGATGAGATATCAGTtctgtgtttttaatttatCAATGTCATTTTATTACATATCATTCGAAAACGTATTGATTATCCCCATTTACAATGATCGTGCATTCAGGACTTGTGCACCAGGGGCACGTATGTGAGCTAGTCCCGAGAAAAATGCTTAAATTTCTCACGATCATAGGTATGTTATTTCAATGATGGGCGGTGTGTTTCAAATCGTTGGAAAGCTAGTCTACTACCCTGAAAGTGGTACCCCGTTTGTAATGATTATGCTTTTGTCGGACGAGCACCGTGGCTGATTTGCTCCAAAAGTACTGAGATTTTCTTGTCAAAACTCGGCTCGATACTTCAATGGCTTTTACGTAGTTTTTCTGACCGAGCTTTCCTTTTGATGTTACCTTTTAAGGtgtctttttcttattttaatcTTGGTTTATTTCATAGGGAGAGTTCACTATCAGTTTCCGGGCAGGCATGACAGGGGACTTCACTTTGCTGCAAAAGATACCCGACATCGGCGAACCGTCCCTCACCCTGTACTCTGTCAACATCACCATTCCAAAACCTGTAGGGTAAGCATGCACGTGTGGGGGTGGGGTTCTTTGTATGTATggatgcatgtgtgtatgtatgaatggacgtatgtatgcatgtgtgtgtgtgtatggatgcacatgtatgtgggaatgtgtgaatgtgtgtgtgtgtgcgtgtatatgtatgtatgtgtgcatgtgtatggatgaacatgtatatgttttaatgtgtgtgtgtgtgtgtgtgtgtgtgtgtgtgaatgaatgaatgtgtgtgtgtgtgtgtgtgtgtgtgtgtgtgtgtgtgtgtgtgtgtgcgtgagtgtgtatgtgtatttttatgtttttatatatgtatgtgtgtgggtgtaCATGTacgggtatgtgtgtgtgtgtgtgtgtgtgtgtgtgtgtgtgtgtgtgtgtgtgtgtgtgtgtgtgcttgtattATGGGGTGATGATCATGCCTGTATTGGTAGCGTTTACCTACACCGTAAACTTAAAGCGAGGGCCATGTTATGTCGTcaatttccaaaaaaaaaaaaaaaaaattagaacgTAAGTCGTATATCGTACAAAGTTACTGCGAAATGAGCTTTGTATATGCCgtaaaatacacaaaaaacGGATATTAATTCCAACTGAAATTCagaaactcaaagaagaagatgtgaaagaacaaaaatgaataatcttttattcggtataccatactctgtgtattcagtcatttgttcaaccttcctgatcacgtagatttcatactgGATGCACCTTTTTAGGCCAAACGTTTTTATTCAttcgctcacatcagttttggggtttgacATAATGTCATCCCAAtcttcaaatcaacatggcctaatcatGTAAAATGGGAGCTACGCGACCTACTGTATATCACGTTACGTACCTCATCGTTTTATTGAAATTTGTGTGATCTTACGTATGTTAAATAGTGACTatggtgcattttgcatttcCGATTGTCTTTTAGATATAACCTCTTGCAAGCCAAATACTAAGGTGACTGTTGCTTCTGATCTGTTTCAACAGCTCGAACAAGGGGACCCTGCAGGCGGTGTACGTGACCAGAAACCCCCAGGCCCCGCCCATGTTCTACCAGTGTACCGACTTCATCATCGGGGTTGACTAGGAGGGTAGCGATGGGGGAAGGTCACCCGGTGTCATGCCAAATTTATGCCCTTACCAAATATTTGCGCCAAAACTGCTTGGAGGTTTCCAGTATACCTGAGGGGAGTGTTGTAATTTGCAAAAAGATTGAGCGGATTTTTGGACGAGGGGTCGCGCTGTTGTGGCCTCTCTCGAAATCTTACCCCACCCCAACTCTAGTCCCGACCCTAACCCAAACTCCCAATGACCCAACGGAGCAACAATATGCTGGATCAGAAATTTGGCTCCACACCTTTCGCTGTTTCTTTTATCGCTGCAGTCACCgttttgttttttacttttctCACAATCTAAACATCTGAAAGACTAAGACCCCCTTTTAtcttattgaaattgcaacacaacaatacacatgtatagaCAGATATTTTGCCAGATGCTGCTTACGGAAGAATTGCATACTTTTCTGTATCATTGATTTTGCTGTCTGAAACTAGAATCTGATAATTGAAGTGATTGCGATGCTAGAAATGCACATTATTCGGAGTATTCTAATAGAAGCAAATACCATAATCTTATTGTTGTAGTATGTAGAGTAGCAAAAGGTACATTTGGAAGGTGTGCTATACAAGATCCATGTTAATACTTACTTGATACTTGATACTTGGTCAGGTCTCGTCACTAGGTGAATCGCCTGCGTCAGGATGTATTGTTAATACATGTCTTCAAAATGTCCTGTGGTCTACAAATTGGAATTGAACTCTTCTTAAGCACGCTGTATGCAACGTTTCAAAGATTAGTATATGCTGCGCACTTTTCTGTCTTCTATGAAGCAAAAAGATTGgataaaatgtttgaaaaacgTTACCATTTCAAAACTGTCTCCAAGTAATATTTCATAATAACAATTACTTATGAAATAAGGAATAGGCAGATTACACCAGATTAGATAATTGCCTTGATGATCTGTGATTTGAAAGTAAACGTTCATGAACACACTCGAGAACACTCAGTCACGTAaaaggtcacctgaggtcagaCGTTGCCTTTGTTGCCAGTAGGCtgcagcaagtaaatgttatggatggcatcctctacACACTCCACATGTTTTCGTTTTTTCAGAATGCAGACCAATTAAAGCGAACaggtcttttgttcctgtattcaaaAACTGCACACAATGACACTTGCGGAGTCGCCTAGACTCAAGACTATCAcatatattttcccattttcaacttttcatttttaatcgggtgaaaatcaatgcgcgcgtaGATGTCTCCCATACAGTTTACCTGCTGTGGCCCTACTGACCATTGCACCGTGTACCTGTATGAGAGTCACGGGACGAACAAAAGTAAAGTCTGAGCGCGGTCCGATCGGAGCACTTCTTCCCCAGACTCCGACGTGTGAGCACCTTCGCCCTGCAGCTCCCACCTCGACAGACAACCATGAAGACCGTGGCGGTGTTTCTGCTGTTCCTGGCCGGTACCTGGGCCCACATGTGCATGATCAGTCCTCCCCAGCGGGGCTCCATGATGGGGATAAACAAAGCAGGTGAGGGACGTTCGTTGAAGGGATGATAAGCTATAAATACGTAAGAGTTGATAGCCCTCCCCATATAACTTGCTTGAACCACCTCCTGGAACACGGGATCCCTATGTTACGTCCCTTCCACAGACGGGTACATCTGATGCCTTTCACAGGATTCATGATATATAAGGCCTAGGTTTATGACTTGAGTCACGTAACTTAGTCCCAGTACAATTGAAGGCCACGCCCCCTTGCCCACATGTTCTTAGATCCTCTTGCTTTTttgtcattatacatgtatgtgtctataCATAACGTTACTTGATGAGCAAACTTCGACGTCAACTATTTACTATTCGTGAATAAATTTGTGGCCCGAACAAACAGGTTTTGATCCATGGAACTCCAGTAGTTTTCCGCTCCCGATGGTTACATAACAGGTGTGTGCACAGCGAGGTTGTTTATCACGGAGGTAGTTTAGTAACCTGGGCACGAGATCGTCACGAGTTGTCTGGAAACTGGATCAGCTGACGAGGCTGGGTACAGTCCGAGGTCACGCGGGTTGTTTATTGTGAAAACAAACCTTTCTAGTTACCGCAAACACGAAGTAGGTAGCCAAAGAGGCACTCAAAATAAGTTGCGTAATGAAAAACCAATAATTGCCAGCTGGCAAGAAATTCTGACAagatagaaagcccgacaaaacgccaaAAAAGACTCGAAAAATCGGACGGAGGCTAAACTCTGCTTGGAGGCCGTGTGCAGCTAGATGCAAAAACTTGCtagctttttggcgacgccccaAGAGCAGAGGCTTTGATTTACATTACTACGATCGCTAGAGctgaaatatttagaatattaGACGAATGTATCCCGTGgagaattgattttgttttatcttgGTAGCCCACGAAATTGGGGACGAATGCTTTATGATATCTATGGTATTTGATAAGTGGTTATGTGTCAGCAGAACGAATGACAAGTTCGATCAGGGATGTCACAGCGGCTTtctttggcactgcagcagaacttttatGCAGATTACCCGCCACCAAAAACATGTGATcacagcatgttcagaacacgagatattacaACCAGAAGGTCTACTGCAGTACTTAAGAAAGCagtcagggggcccaaaattggtGATGAGGGAACAATGGGTATCACATG contains these protein-coding regions:
- the LOC136445988 gene encoding uncharacterized protein produces the protein MKTIAVFLLFLAGTWAHMCLISPPQRGSMTGINKPACPDCGLVTGPCGLRPEPNKTTLALLAGSQYTVTIQKNLDHYDSASPGEFTISFRAGMTGDFTLLQKIPDIGEPSLTLYSVNITIPKPVGSNKGTLQAVYVTRNPQAPPMFYQCTDFIIGVD